Below is a genomic region from Fischerella sp. PCC 9605.
AACCATCAACCATCAACAACACTAATTGTTGCAGAGACGGCGATCGCGATTCTGATGGGTGTTATTCTTCAGATAATCATCAAGGCGATCGCAAGCTCGATTCATCAACTCGTCAAAAGATTCAATCTGCCACACCTTAACAGTACCGTCATTGCCGCCGGTAGCTAGTAACTTGTCATCCTGACTCAAAGCGACGCTGTTTACCGATGATTCATCCGTTTCCCATGCTGCTAAAGGCAGCTGGTCTTCTGTTTTTACATCCCACAACTGCACATTGCCGTTATTTGTACCGCTGACAATCCTCTTGCCATCACGACTAAATACTAATGACATTACTCTTGGCCCATATAGTTGAAATAGTCTAATAGTTTCGCCCTGCAAGTTCCACAAGCGAACAGTGCCATCTTCTCCGCCACTGGCTATTTGCTTACCATCTGGGCTAAATACCGAACTATGAACAGGCCCTAAATGCTCCTCAAATTTCCTTTGCTGCTGACCCTGCAAGTCCCAAACAAAAACAGTACTATTTTGTCCAGCACTAACGATTAGTTGACCATCCGGGCTAAAACTGACGCTGTTAACTCCTTGTTGCTGTGCTTTCCAAACCAAGGGCTGTTGTTGAGAGTCGTGCTGATTTTGCGTCTTCCATAGGCGGATAGTATCATCATTTCCTGCACTAATCAATTTTTGACCATCTGGACTGAAACTGACACTGTTGACCAAGCCTTGATGCCCTCTCAATTCTGCCAACAGCTGACCCTGCAAATTCCATAGGCGAATAATGCCATCTTTGCCAGCAGCTGCCCATCGCTGACCATCTGGGCTAAAACTAACACCCTTAAACGAGCCTCGATTTGCTGTTGAGCTTGTTAACTGCCGATTTTGCAAATTCAAGAGGAAAGTACCATCATTACCAGCGCTGACAATTTGGCGACTATCGGGGCTAAAGCTGACACTATTGACAGGCTGTTGATGGCCTGTTGACTGTGCAAATTGTTGACCCCGTAGATTCCAAAGTCTAACAGTCAGGTCATCTGCGGCGCTAGCTAGTACCTGACCATCTCGTCTAAAACTAAGGCTTCTGACCGGGCCTTGATGTCCTACAAATCTCTCAAACTCCTTACCCTGTAAATTCCAGAAACGGACAGTACCATCACCTCCTGCGGTAGCTAATTGCTGACCATCTGGGGTAAACGCCACACCCCAAGGTTTAATTTGTTGCGTTTTCCATTCTTTCAATTGCCGACCTTGCAAGTTCCACAGGCGGGCAGTATCATCCTCTCCGCCGCTAGCCAGTCGCTGACCATCCGGGCTAAAACTGACACCGGTGATTGGTTTTTGATGCCCTTTCAATTCCTTTACTTGCTGAGTTTGCAAGTTCCACACGCGGACAATTTGATCATCTCCACCGCTAGCTATTAGCTGACTATCCGGGCTAAAACTAACGCTTTTGATCGAACCTTTATGTCCCTGCAATTGTGTCATCAATTGACCTCGCATATTCCATATGCGAACAATGCTGTCATCTCCAGCACTAGCCATCAGCAAATTATTAGGGCTAAAACTAACGCTTCTAACCGAACCTTGATGCCCCTTCAATTCTGCCAATAGTTGACCCTGCATATTCCACACGCGGACAATGCTGTCATCCCCAGCGCTAGCCAATAGCTGACCATCTGGACTAAAAACAATGCTTCTAACAGAGTCGGTATGACCCTGCAATTTTGTCATCACCTGACCCTGCATATTCCACACACGAACAATACTGTCATCTCCACTGGTAGCTAATTGTTTACCATCCGGACTAAAACTGACGCTTCTGAGTGGGCGTTCATACATTTCTTGGCGGTTACTTTCTCTGACTGTGTAAACCGCTTTTTGCAGTGTTCCTCTCACTTGCTCCCGTAGCTTCTGTTCTGTGGGAAATAACCACAAAAGAGGGTGCTGAAAAATTTTTCCTGCGTGTAAAATTTCTAGCATTCCATCTAACGTTTGGTTCTGATTCAAACTTACTTCAGCGGTTTTTCTAGATGTACGGATTTGACCTATTAGCGTACCTCTCAGACCAAACAGAGTCAAAGTAGTCAACACAATTGATACAGTTGTAACACCGATCGCAGTGCTCCAACGCAGATGAATATTCCTTTGTTTTTGCATCACGCTTTGCTGCACAAACTCAGCTTCTAACTGGTTAAACCAGCGATCGCCAGACTTGAGTTGCTCATGCAATACTTCGAGATAGGGATTAGCATTCCAAAGAAACTGCCGTGGTTTCTCTTTGGATTGCTCTTGGCGATCTGATGTACGTCGTCGCGATCGCACAAACGTAGTATTTATTTTGTTACACAAGTTTTCGGCAAAGTAAAAACTGCGATCGAGCAACTTTAAAATAGGTTCGGCTTTTGTTTGAAAATCTGTTGGCTGTTTTTGGGATTTGATATTTTTCCATTCTTGGGCTGCTGGGGTCAGCCGCCTTTGTAAAATTAAATTTTCCTCTGCATCTTGTTTCCACGCCAGCAGCTTTTGCCATCCTCGTACTAAAGCATCATGGGCAGGTTCTACATATGGGTTCCCTTCTGTGTCTTGTCCTTCCACAAGTAAGCGCGCTGTTGAGAACCGCCTAATTACCTTCTTTACCCTTGCGTTTTCTGGTTCTGGGTACTCTAATTCCGATAACGGTACTCGTCTGCGTGCCAACTCACCCCCGCCTACTGCTACCATTCGTAACATCACATGGCGGATAGTCTGCTCGTAGGCTCGATCCTGTTTGACTAACTCCTCATATTCACTATCAGCTCTTTGGGTGAGACTCCGCATCACTCCACCCAATTCTCGGTAATCTGCTTCGGCGATCGCTCGGTCAATTGTTTCACCGTATTGTTGAGCGATTCTTTGCCGTTTTAAATACTTGAGATAAAGCTCACTCAGTGTAAAAGATAATAGAGGCAGCGTACCAGGCATATCTGCTACTTCATCAATCAGGCGATCGACCAAAGGATAATTGGGATCGTCTGATTGAAAATACATCACTTTGGCAGATGCAGGTTCTTCAATTGCTTGACGCAATTCCCCTCGTGTCATCGCTGGCACAATAAATCGAGCTGCTGCCCAATGTCGTTCTAAGGCAGTATTTCTAAATTGGGGTTCAAAGTCACTTCGTAGTGTCAGCACTAAGCGTAACTGCTCTGGATATTCGTTTACAGCTTTCGCTAAAAAGTTGATAAAGTTTTCCTGCTCTTGTTCATCCCGACAAAGAGTGATCAGTTCTTCAAATTGATCAACTATTAGTAGTAAATTTGACTGCGGGTTCAATTCCATCCAAGTTGCCAGATTGGTAGAAAGAGTTTCTAATTTTTCAATGGAAGGCAAGCTGGTAATAGAATAAACAGGTGAGTTTTCCTGTGTCAGTGTATTATTTAAAGCCCGTAATGGAGACTCTCCCGGACGCATTGGAGCTAGGATACGCCATTGCTGCCTTGCTCCCTCCCCGTCAACAGGGGTGGGGTTCTGCATCCTTTTAATGTAAGGAATCAATCCCGCCTTAACTAAGCTAGATTTACCCGTACCCGAAGCCCCCAGCACCACTGTCAATGGTTGCCCCAAAATGTATTGATACAGTTGTTCGGTCAAAGCTTGCCTGCCGAAGAATAGGTGACTGTGTCTTTCATCAAACGATTGCAAGCCACGATAGGGATTTTGAGATTCATCTAGGGGTGGCGCTGGGGGTAAGTTGAGTGGATGCCCAGGAGCGAGAAAAATATACTCGCCTTTATCGTGTTTTTTCAGAGGCCAGATACCGGGGGTTTGCCGTTGGCGGTATCCTTCTGTTCCTGGTTCAACTGCGTCGCGCAAATATAAGTACAATTCAGTAGCAGTAATTACCCCATCTCCTGATGATTTACCATTAGCAGCAGGAGGATAGGCATCAGCTTTACCTTCTAGCGCTTCCAGTAAAGCTGCGGCAAAAGGGGAATGGTCGCCGATTTGACCGCGTTCGGTGTTGAGCACGAAGGCATCTAAGGCTTTTTGATCGTAAGCAGCAGAGGTAATGACTTGCCAGGCTGGATCGGTAATAAAGCGATCGTACCTTTCTTTGTGAATGACTTTTGGTGCAGGTAACAAGTCTCTGGTACTTGACCAACGAAAGGCACCAGCAAAGCAGCAATCAAGGATTCCCAAGAAATGACGACAAGGCAAATTACTTAAGCACTCCTGCAACTGGGTCATCGGTAGGTAAGTTTTGGTGTCTCCCAGCTTGGCATCTTGGGGAATTAAATAACCTTGCGGGCCATCATCACCATTGAGGGCTATTCCATGTCCAGCAAAGTAAAACAGCAGACGGTCATCTGCTTTAATTTGTTGTGGTAGAGTTTGTTCGAGGAATTTTTTCAGATTACTAAGGGTGGCGATCTCATCCAAGCACACCCACACTTGGTAGCCATGCTTTGTACGCAGAATTTCTACTAGCTTTTTGGCATCGTTAACCGCGTTTTGCAGAGAGGAAATGCCATTACCATAATTGTTAATCCCAATCACAAATGCCAGATTGCGCGAGAACTCAGACATAGCACCCCAGTTTCTTCTTTGTTCACGTGACGTGTTGTTCAGGTCAGCTATTATTCAGTTTGAGCTGTCTGCTTACCTAATAAAATAGGTGAAACCACACGCAAGTTATGCAGTTTCCTAAAAGAGACTATTAGCGATCGCCCTTCCCTGTTAAATATTTGACAAATAGCTTTTTTATGGTTTTGGAATCAACTGGCTAGTTTTGTTAGTGCGATCGCCTGGTTGTATGTCATACCATTTTGGATTTTAGATTTTGGATTGGGAATTACTGTCTCTGTCCGGGTTCTGTCATACTAAGTAGCAGTCAAAGATAGTACTTCCCTCACCCCGCCCTCTCCCAATTTGGGAGAGGGGAAGGAGAGAGGGCACGAATTGCTATGTTAATTAGCTACAAGCAAGCTAGTGAAAACTCTGATATAAAAAATTGATTGACCTTTTTACAAGTAATCGAATTTTAGATCGATATCTCAATCCTGGTTGTAATTGTTATGAAAGTGCATCATTCTTAAATTGCATCACACAAGATGTAAGTATTAAGGATGTAGACTATAGCCTGAAGCAGAAAAATTGCAAAGGTAAATAAATGCTCTGGCTGATTCTTGCAGTAATTGTTTTGGGGACTTTAATTGCAGTAGCGATCGCTTACGATTGGTACACGAATCAAGCAATTCGACGGGCTGAAGCTGAATTTCCCCCTCAAGGAAACTTTGTGAAAGTTGCTGGAGTGAAGTTGCACTATATTTGCAAAGGTTCCGGTCAAGCCGTTATTTTGCTGCATGATAACCCTGGCTTTTTGCAAGATTATTTACCAGAAACATTCAACTGCATTGCTCAAGAATATTGTGCCTATGCTTTTGATCGTCCCGGACATGGTTATAGCACTCGCCCTAATCAACAAGCAACGCCGTTAGTGCAAGCTCAACTGTTACGTGGTGCGTTGCAAAAACTCGGTATTGAGAAACCGATATTAGTTGGACATTGTTGGAGTAGCGCTATCGTGCTAGCCTATGCACTGCGCTACCCCGATGAAATCTCTGGGATTGTGCTTATTTCTGCCATAGCCTACAAAGTTACTCGGGCACTTTTGCCGCTAGCCAAGTTTGCACAGTTCCCACTACTAGGAATGTTGCTCAAATTTATACCCCCGATCCCGATCGGACGTATTTTCCGCAAACGTCTGCGTGAAGCGTTTTCACCAACACCCTTACCAAGGGAGTATGCTAAAGCAGCACAAGCACTGTGGGCAAGACCGATTCAAATTCAAGCCATGCTGCAAGACAACAGTAGTTTGCAATCAACATTAAATATTATGAAAAAACATTATGGCGAGATTAACATCCCTGTTGTGATAGTTATAGGTGATGCTGATAATTTTATCTCTCCCAAAATCAACGCCTATCGATTGCACTCTCATATCCCTCACTCCCAGCTATGTGTTCTACCCAAAACAGGCCATGCAATTCCACAAACGCAGCCAGAAGCAATTTTGAAAGCTATCAATCTTATTGGGAAATAAGCGATCGCACTGAAATTTTCTGGTCTTTGCGGTGATTTTTCGCTCACCAACTTCAGCAAATTTCACAGCGAGTACTCTTGACAAAATCCTTACCTGATTGAATAAAACAGCCTTGCTTTTTTAGGGGGGTTGGGGGGATCTACATATTGCGATCTAACGACAGCTTGTTGTGATCTAAGGACAACTTGTTGTGATCTAACGACAGCTTGTTGTGGAATTGCGATCGCTTTTTTCTAGAGAACTGCGATCGCATGTGTTCACCTAGATAACGCTTCCCAAACAGAGGTGCGATTGCTCAATTTTATTCTGAGCTTATTGAGTGCGATCGCCCTTCTCCAAGAAATTTAACCCAAATCCTCTCCCTGAACCCCTACGCGTTGCTGGCGATCGCCTCTCATCTTTCATGGAAGCCTATTTAACACAGCGTGGCAAGCGGCATTTATTCACCGATGTGGAATATTTTGACGCTTGTCGCCGTCTTTCCCTCATGGTAGGACAACGAAATATTACCGTGTTCATGGTAGTATAGTATGAGTATGGCTGTGAACAGTACGATACAGCCATCAACCGTCGCATACAGTGGGAGGCGACTGCAACGGCTCTGGTCGTGGAGTCGCCAGCCGGCAGTTCTGCCGCGACACCTGGAGGGATCTCATGGCAAGCAATAATCGCAGCGATAAGGCGGAGACAGGCATGGTTCCGGAAGTCGC
It encodes:
- a CDS encoding nSTAND1 domain-containing NTPase; this translates as MSEFSRNLAFVIGINNYGNGISSLQNAVNDAKKLVEILRTKHGYQVWVCLDEIATLSNLKKFLEQTLPQQIKADDRLLFYFAGHGIALNGDDGPQGYLIPQDAKLGDTKTYLPMTQLQECLSNLPCRHFLGILDCCFAGAFRWSSTRDLLPAPKVIHKERYDRFITDPAWQVITSAAYDQKALDAFVLNTERGQIGDHSPFAAALLEALEGKADAYPPAANGKSSGDGVITATELYLYLRDAVEPGTEGYRQRQTPGIWPLKKHDKGEYIFLAPGHPLNLPPAPPLDESQNPYRGLQSFDERHSHLFFGRQALTEQLYQYILGQPLTVVLGASGTGKSSLVKAGLIPYIKRMQNPTPVDGEGARQQWRILAPMRPGESPLRALNNTLTQENSPVYSITSLPSIEKLETLSTNLATWMELNPQSNLLLIVDQFEELITLCRDEQEQENFINFLAKAVNEYPEQLRLVLTLRSDFEPQFRNTALERHWAAARFIVPAMTRGELRQAIEEPASAKVMYFQSDDPNYPLVDRLIDEVADMPGTLPLLSFTLSELYLKYLKRQRIAQQYGETIDRAIAEADYRELGGVMRSLTQRADSEYEELVKQDRAYEQTIRHVMLRMVAVGGGELARRRVPLSELEYPEPENARVKKVIRRFSTARLLVEGQDTEGNPYVEPAHDALVRGWQKLLAWKQDAEENLILQRRLTPAAQEWKNIKSQKQPTDFQTKAEPILKLLDRSFYFAENLCNKINTTFVRSRRRTSDRQEQSKEKPRQFLWNANPYLEVLHEQLKSGDRWFNQLEAEFVQQSVMQKQRNIHLRWSTAIGVTTVSIVLTTLTLFGLRGTLIGQIRTSRKTAEVSLNQNQTLDGMLEILHAGKIFQHPLLWLFPTEQKLREQVRGTLQKAVYTVRESNRQEMYERPLRSVSFSPDGKQLATSGDDSIVRVWNMQGQVMTKLQGHTDSVRSIVFSPDGQLLASAGDDSIVRVWNMQGQLLAELKGHQGSVRSVSFSPNNLLMASAGDDSIVRIWNMRGQLMTQLQGHKGSIKSVSFSPDSQLIASGGDDQIVRVWNLQTQQVKELKGHQKPITGVSFSPDGQRLASGGEDDTARLWNLQGRQLKEWKTQQIKPWGVAFTPDGQQLATAGGDGTVRFWNLQGKEFERFVGHQGPVRSLSFRRDGQVLASAADDLTVRLWNLRGQQFAQSTGHQQPVNSVSFSPDSRQIVSAGNDGTFLLNLQNRQLTSSTANRGSFKGVSFSPDGQRWAAAGKDGIIRLWNLQGQLLAELRGHQGLVNSVSFSPDGQKLISAGNDDTIRLWKTQNQHDSQQQPLVWKAQQQGVNSVSFSPDGQLIVSAGQNSTVFVWDLQGQQQRKFEEHLGPVHSSVFSPDGKQIASGGEDGTVRLWNLQGETIRLFQLYGPRVMSLVFSRDGKRIVSGTNNGNVQLWDVKTEDQLPLAAWETDESSVNSVALSQDDKLLATGGNDGTVKVWQIESFDELMNRACDRLDDYLKNNTHQNRDRRLCNN
- a CDS encoding alpha/beta fold hydrolase, translated to MLWLILAVIVLGTLIAVAIAYDWYTNQAIRRAEAEFPPQGNFVKVAGVKLHYICKGSGQAVILLHDNPGFLQDYLPETFNCIAQEYCAYAFDRPGHGYSTRPNQQATPLVQAQLLRGALQKLGIEKPILVGHCWSSAIVLAYALRYPDEISGIVLISAIAYKVTRALLPLAKFAQFPLLGMLLKFIPPIPIGRIFRKRLREAFSPTPLPREYAKAAQALWARPIQIQAMLQDNSSLQSTLNIMKKHYGEINIPVVIVIGDADNFISPKINAYRLHSHIPHSQLCVLPKTGHAIPQTQPEAILKAINLIGK